Genomic window (Argopecten irradians isolate NY chromosome 2, Ai_NY, whole genome shotgun sequence):
CAACTAAAAATGTATgatgtacaaaaaatgtattatacaattatatcaAAAGTAGGTACCTATGTAATATTGTTAGTGATTAAATTCATGCCTTTAAATGTTCACACCAGAATTATTAAGTGGTATAGTATGCAGTGTAGTGTGTCGATGGTCTTAGACTGCAGCATTGCTTTTTTCAAATGACTAGCGCTCATACAAAATGCACTTTGTAAACTTTGCACGATAAGACGTGAAAATCATGCTATTCTTTATCATTGACGTTTTCTAGTTtctaattataaaatacatattgacATAATACTCAAGTTAAgcatatataatgattttatgtTAATTGCCTTCGTTCTGATTAAAAGAATGCCCATATCTATGAACTAGCAATACTAAAGCTTGTTCCATGCTCATTTCTTTGTACAAGTGAAGTTCAAAGCAAATGGACTATCGATATTGCGTTTGCCCAGTATATTCCACCCAGCCTCTGTCAGAaacttttctttgttctctGATCCCCATCCCATACCATTGCCTGCAGCACCCGGTACCGACAAACTACAAGGAAGACAAATAATGGAACTAATAGCGTAGCCAATTGCAGCGACACCTATATTCCCTATGTTGTCGCTATGGGAACTGTGTAAATCTGGATCAACGATGGAGGACACGCCGTCGTCTTTGAGTACGCGGTGAACCTCCTTCATAACTTGAGCAGGTTGTGGAAGATCGTGCAGTACATCATAGAGGATCACCCAGTCGAACTTTTTGGTCCAGTCAGCGGGCAATTTCGTGGCGTCTTCCTTTAAAAACTTCACCCCAGGAATCTTGGTGAGATTTTTAGCTTTGGTAATGGCGTCTTGGTTGTAGTCAATACCAATAACTTCTGCCTGCGGGAACTTTTTTCGTAGGGCTCTGGTTAGATTTCCTCCGCCGCAACCTAGATCCATGATAACTGATTTCGGGTCTGTAAGTGATTATAAAGATAATTATAGCTTGTTATTTATTCATCTTTAACCTAACAATAACAAATTGATACTATAATAGTAACCTGAGGATAATTTCCTGGCATGTATATGTGCTTGTATTCAAGAAATTATTTCTAACAAATGTATAAGTTCCAACTTCGATAAGACATATTTAATTAGGCCCTGGTTGGTTCAACTATATTGTGTCGATTTTAAGTTTCACTATAACATGCTTTTCAGTCATTCATGTTGCGTACAAAGTTGCGTTTGTCGTTACCTAAGTTGAATGTTGAGGTTGGACGTTATAATAATACTGAACGTTGTTTTagaatatgtacattatgtaataatGATGAATTgatgatgaatataattttgttattaaatacgaaaaattcaaaattaggTATCAGAAATACACTTATTAAGCAGTATTATACTGAAAAATGCGTGTTTAATATTTCTCACAATTAATAAGAACTACtaataaaaaagtatataagACTTTGTAACAAAAGTCGGGATGGTTGACCTACTATTTTATGCTTTTCACtgttaattttgttatatttgttgaaAGTTGCTGGAATTTTGACCATTAatggtacatatgtaaatgtaatgattttttatatgatggtatatatgtttttcattATACCGTATTCACTGatattataataacattatgatattAATGTAAGAATGTCTGAATGtgtttaatcaaaataaacacatacaaaaatgtattatcatttagaaatgactaaataatataatttgtcTAAATATCTAGAAATAAATAATACGTTAAGAACGTTAGTTTAATAATATACTTCGAGTGTTAGATGGATGTGAATGTGATCATGTAGTGTGAACAGTTTGATGTAAGAATGAAAAAGACCAATTTGATGGTATGTTATAGTT
Coding sequences:
- the LOC138314646 gene encoding S-adenosylmethionine-dependent methyltransferase Rv2258c-like isoform X2, coding for MDVKTYEETVSNFIIGGYVTSAIIIGKELGLFEELKTLKSAVTSTELAKACKLKERYVREWLGCMVSTRIISMKDSDRYFIPEVLKPGLKNALDYAFFSPVVGVLTDKVMECFKENGPDDPKSVIMDLGCGGGNLTRALRKKFPQAEVIGIDYNQDAITKAKNLTKIPGVKFLKEDATKLPADWTKKFDWVILYDVLHDLPQPAQVMKEVHRVLKDDGVSSIVDPDLHSSHSDNIGNIGVAAIGYAISSIICLPCSLSVPGAAGNGMGWGSENKEKFLTEAGWNILGKRNIDSPFALNFTCTKK
- the LOC138314646 gene encoding S-adenosylmethionine-dependent methyltransferase Rv2258c-like isoform X1 is translated as MDVKTYEETVSNFIIGGYVTSAIIIGKELGLFEELKTLKSAVTSTELAKACKLKERYVREWLGCMVSTRIISMKDSDRYFIPEVLKPGLKNALDYAFFSPVVGVLTDKVMECFKENGPDGFGYSDMPNKVVDAIENKTADPDMALEQLCKHHPKPLDPKSVIMDLGCGGGNLTRALRKKFPQAEVIGIDYNQDAITKAKNLTKIPGVKFLKEDATKLPADWTKKFDWVILYDVLHDLPQPAQVMKEVHRVLKDDGVSSIVDPDLHSSHSDNIGNIGVAAIGYAISSIICLPCSLSVPGAAGNGMGWGSENKEKFLTEAGWNILGKRNIDSPFALNFTCTKK